The Arachis duranensis cultivar V14167 chromosome 2, aradu.V14167.gnm2.J7QH, whole genome shotgun sequence genome has a window encoding:
- the LOC107475894 gene encoding uncharacterized protein LOC107475894 → MEEQKEMQYVCFKTLDMFYGIDVSDLLSPPKELEDQAVLTWASLPPIPAAFKADLPAFCMQLVEFDSNFYLVGGLQNRPYADSRFGPPSFKTFQLHLEEDNEKQKQKQLTFKEVDSISKPPMCYAKMVFDYEKIKGDYYFIQFDPMKPRVSSDSFWVLPSQTRVWQPLPSPPDLGLSIPDVVETNHFVYDEKIYFQTIYMRNDGSMELKSKTSSPSVGDMTDDAFMELNSKTSSPNVGELESVLFYSFDPFLGGGTWTIQGGADAFIESFRFTVQGRHRYHRPITLPLPVRGDYSLHLSTSDIERSDHFGEWKNGYKATLHALLVNKRGVRFVQPIEGCFEGIQPAFYAACPTFVYLDNNMVCAMLIGFLEEHHNHRCPLICVSIFHLSIMEDAIDMDYINSPAHKKVHNFLTVNVMRRNVYSMVDYLERPFILRDMYPFIDEIKEFLWIESKDPLSPVSKKPKLI, encoded by the exons ATGGAGGAACAGAAAGAGATGCAATACGTGTGTTTCAAGACGCTAGACATGTTTTATGGAATCGACGTCTCCGATTTGCTTTCTCCGCCCAAGGAGTTGGAGGACCAGGCGGTGCTGACTTGGGCTTCTCTTCCTCCGATTCCAGCTGCTTTCAAGGCTGATCTTCCGGCTTTCTGCATGCAGCTTGTGGAGTTCGACTCCAACTTCTATCTCGTCGGAGGTCTTCAAAATCGTCCTTACGCCGACTCTCGTTTCGGTCCTCCTTCGTTCAAAACATTCCAACTTCATCTGGAAGAAGATAATGAGaaacagaagcagaagcagTTAACGTTCAAGGAGGTGGACTCAATCTCTAAACCACCAATGTGCTACGCCAAGATGGTGTTCGACTACGAAAAAATTAAGGGGGATTATTATTTCATCCAGTTCGATCCCATGAAGCCTCGAGTATCATCGGATTCCTTCTGGGTTCTGCCCTCACAAACACGTGTCTGGCAACCTCTACCGTCTCCTCCTGACTTGGGCCTCAGTATTCCTGATGTAGTTGAAACAAATCATTTTGTGTAtgatgaaaaaatatattttcaaaccaTTTATATGAGAAATGATGGATCTATGGAATTAAAGAGCAAAACTTCTTCACCCAGTGTTGGAGATATGACAGATGATGCATTTATGGAATTAAACAGCAAAACTTCTTCACCCAATGTTGGAGAGTTGGAAAGCGTGCTCTTCtattcctttgatccattcttGGGAGGTGGGACATGGACTATACAGGGGGGAGCTGATGCATTCATAGAATCTTTCAGATTTACTGTTCAGGGCAGACATCGCTACCACCGTCCCATTACACTGCCTCTTCCAG TCCGCGGGGATTATAGTCTTCATCTCTCTACTTCTGACATTGAAAGATCCGATCATTTTGGTGAATGGAAAAATGGGTATAAAGCAACCTTACATGCCTTGCTTGTGAACAAAAGAGGTGTTCGATTTGTTCAGCCAATCGAGGGTTGTTTTGAGGGCATCCAACCTGCATTTTATGCTGCATGTCCGACTTTCGTCTACCTTGATAACAACATGGTTTGTGCCATGTTAATTGGCTTTCTAGAGGAGCATCATAATCATAGATGTCCATTAATTTGTGTTTCTATATTTCATTTATCTATCATGGAGGATGCTATTGATATGGATTACATTAACAGTCCTGCTCATAAAAAGGTTCATAATTTCTTAACTGTTAATGTAATGAGGAGAAATGTCTATTCCATGGTAGATTATTTGGAAAGACCTTTTATACTGAGAGACATGTACCCATTTATAGATGAAATTAAGGAATTTCTTTGGATAGAGTCAAAGGATCCTCTCTCTCCTGTGTCAAAGAAGCCAAAGCTCATCTAG
- the LOC107475902 gene encoding uncharacterized protein LOC107475902: MSSEGESVLVLVHCSGKIKKSKKYGVKFTDREPLSVFVSSSNSLSNLKSTILQKLGVFGSKVVKKIFYKIPIAVVSSGVMYDTFVLGADEDIRVLFHCVRSFPEVRIHELYAKLEVTLDSSGASAPVHSSTAAGGASCSAPANRFSVPQVASPSFAADLVPAVAVPTARSPNEGVLQQAFLGESGRATDDEHQEFGVLDRVENAMRDDDSDEEPVNIFGDSDDDTGANPQAQEGPSSSGTQHYPPHFSTLNLEALGEHTAGVATVGGSSTEFQIGQSFQSKEEAVLSVKDYSIRRGVEYRVMESDHLKYHGRCKDFGKSCSWMIQISLRARKGTWEVRRYNGPHTCLATSVSSDHRQLDYHVICARIFPLVSADAAVPINVLQQATEADYGFKPSYRKVWKAKQKAVAQIYGDWEESYAELPRWMLGVELTMPGTVTVLQTSPVIVGDQIDESTVYFHRL; the protein is encoded by the coding sequence ATGTCAAGTGAGGGAGAGAGTGTTCTTGTGTTAGTGCATTGCTctggaaaaattaaaaaaagcaaaaaatatggtgtgaagttcactgataGAGAACCGTTGAGTGTATTTGTTAGTTCGTCAAACAGTTTGTCAAATTTGAAGAGCACCATCTTGCAGAAGCTTGGAGTTTTTGGGAGCAAGGTTGTGAAGAAGATCTTCTACAAGATTCCGATTGCTGTAGTTTCCAGCGGTGTGATGTATGATACATTCGTGTTAGGGGCTGACGAAGATATTAGGGTTCTATTTCATTGCGTGAGGAGTTTTCCTGAGGTCAGAATACACGAGTTGTATGCGAAGTTGGAGGTAACTCTGGATAGTTCTGGGGCATCGGCTCCTGTTCATAGCTCGACTGCCGCTGGCGGTGCGTCTTGCTCGGCGCCAGCAAACCGGTTTTCTGTTCCGCAGGTTGCCTCTCCTTCTTTTGCGGCTGATCTGGTACCAGCGGTTGCAGTTCCAACTGCACGTTCCCCTAATGAAGGGGTCCTGCAACAGGCATTTCTGGGGGAATCAGGTCGTGCCACagatgatgaacatcaagaattcGGGGTACTTGATCGAGTAGAGAATGCAATGCGGGACGATGACTCTGACGAGGAGCCTGTAAATATATTTGGGGACAGCGACGATGACACCGGTGCCAATCCACAAGCACAAGAAGGTCCTTCAAGTTCCGGCACACAGCATTACCCTCCACACTTCTCGACGTTAAACTTGGAGGCTCTGGGTGAACATACGGCCGGAGTTGCTACAGTAGGTGGTTCGTCAACCGAATTTCAGATTGGGCAATCCTTCCAGAGTAAAGAAGAAGCTGTTCTTAGTGTGAAGGACTACAGCATCCGTCGAGGTGTTGAGTACCGAGTGATGGAATCGGACCATTTGAAGTATCATGGAAGGTGCAAGGATTTCGGCAAAAGTTGTAGTTGGATGATTCAGATTTCGCTCCGTGCACGGAAGGGAACTTGGGAGGTTAGGAGGTACAACGGTCCGCACACTTGCTTAGCAACATCTGTTTCCAGTGATCACCGTCAGCTTGATTACCACGTTATCTGTGCGAGAATTTTTCCGTTGGTTAGTGCGGATGCTGCAGTACCGATCAACGTCTTGCAACAAGCGACTGAAGCTGATTACGGCTTCAAGCCCAGTTACCGGAAGGTTTGGAAAGCAAAACAGAAGGCAGTTGCACAAATATATGGAGACTGGGAAGAGTCTTATGCCGAATTGCCACGTTGGATGCTAGGCGTGGAGTTGACGATGCCCGGGACAGTTACTGTGTTGCAGACGTCTCCTGTTATAGTTGGGGACCAGATTGATGAGTCAACAGTGTACTTTCACCGTCTGTAA